The DNA segment GTAGCTCCGCGAAGACCGGATGGCTTTCCAGTTGTGCGTACTTCGCGCGGAACTCGTCGAGATCGTCGGTGTCGGCGTAGACGTTGTCGCCGAGCATGATTAAGAGATCCGGCTCCGCCGCCGCCACCGCATCCCAGATCGGCATCGGCCGGTCTTCTCGGGCACACGAGCCGAACGCGATCCGGTCCACTGTCTCAGGGGCCGGCGGCATGGAGACGAGCAACGACAAAAACAGCGTAACTAGCATGGGCTTGACCATACCCGTGGAACGTGAGCAGCATGTGAGCAGTCGGCTACGCCAACGCGGCTTCCTTGGCGATCTCACCTTCGTTGCCGACCTGATCGAACTTGACAGCGACCTTCTTGCTGACGCCCTTCTGCTGCATCGTCACGCCATAGAGCACGTCGGCGATCTGCATCGTGCGCTTGCTGTGGGTGATAACGATGAACTGCGAACGGTCGAGAAACGCCTCGATGATGCCGTTGAAGCGGACGTTGTTCGCCTCGTCGAGCGCGGCGTCGACCTCGTCGAGGATGCAGAACGGCGACGGCTTGCTCTTGAAAATCGCCATGAGCAGCGCGATGCACGTCATGGTCTTTTCGCCACCCGAGAGCTGCGAGATGGACGCGGGCTGCTTGCCGGGCGGACGGGCAATAATCTCGATGCCGGCGTCGAGGGGATCGACGCGCTTCATGATCGGCCCGGTCGTCGGGTCGCCGTCGGGGCGGACGGCCTTCTTGTCTTCGAGCTCGGTCTCGAGAAACAGGTCGGCCTTGCCACCGCCGAAGAGCTTGCGGAACATCCCCTGGAACTCCTCGCGCACGATCTCGAACGTCTGCTCGAATCGCTTGCCCGATTCGGTGTTGAGTTCGGCGATGAGTTCGACGAGCGCGGCCTTGCCTTCTTCGAGATCGGCGACCTGCTCGGCCAACTCGGCGGCGCGAGCTTCGAGGTTCTCTTGGTCTTCGATCGCGTCGAGATTGACGTTGCCCAACCGCGCGACCCGGCCGCGCAGATCCTTGATCTCCGCGGCGATCGCGGCCCAATCGGTGTCGTCGTCCTCGTCAGCCTCGCGGCGTTCATACTCCACCGGAAGATCGATTTCAGCTTCCTCGGCGGTCCGCTGCACGAGCGATTCGAGACGTACGTTGCGGTCGTTCTGCTTGAGCTCCAGGTCGCGCAACTGCTGATCGACATCGGCGAGCCGTTCACGCAGGTCCATCGCGCCGTGCTCGTGCGTCTCGACGGCTTCGCGGGCGGCGGTGAGTTGTTCGCCGAGTTCGGTGACACGGGCGGCGAGGCCGCCGATGATCGCGTCGGCTTCGGACTGGTGCTTGGTCGCTTCGGCAAGTTCAGCCTCGGCGGCCGTGCGCCGTTCGCCCGCCGTCGACTGCGACTTCTGCAACCGTTCAACCTGGGCGGCCAACTCGCGATCGATGCCCTTCATCCGCTCGGTCGCTTCACGCGCGGCGAGCTGGCGTTGCTGGACCTGGCTCAACGCGACCCGCGCGGCGGTGAGCATCTCGGCAAGTTCGGCGACTTCCGCGCCGGCCGCGGCGAGATCCGTGCCACGGCCTTCGACGTTGGCCAGCCGTGTGTCACGATCGGCGATGAGCTTGTCCCGTAAGGCCGACTGGGTTTGCTCGTCGGTGTCGAGTTGTGTCGCAGACGCGGTGATCTTTTCCAGTTCGCCGGCCAAAACCGGCTGTTCGCTCTGCAGCGCGGTGATCTGGTCGCCCGTCCGGGATCGTTTGCTCGTGAGTTCGACCTTGCGGCCGTTGGTTTCGTAGCTCGCTTGCCGGAGCGTGGCGAGTTCGCCTTCGAGCTGTTTGGCTTCGGCGTTGTCGCGCTCGAGCCGACCGACGAGTTCGTCGATGTGGCGGTCGGCGTCGGCGATCTGGTTGGCGAGCGCGTCGAGCTCGGAGCGACGCGAGATCAGGCCGGCCGACGCGTTCATCGGGCCGACGCGGAGTGTGCCATCGGCTTCGAGCACTTCGCCCTGCGCGGTGACATACCGCCAGCCGTTCGGGCCGTTGTCGTGCAACGCGAGCGCTTCGGCGACGGTCCTGACCACGGCGGTCGTCCCGAGAAGTCGCTCGGCGATACGGCGATCGTCCGGCTCGACACGTACCAGATCCAACGCCAATCGAACGCGCTGCGGGAAGGCCGACCAATCGACCTCGGCCGGAGGCGTCCAACCGTTGGGCCGAATCACGTTGACGCGGCCGGGCAGTTGGGCGAAGGCTTCGGCATGCTCCGCGGCAGCCGCAGCGTCGGAGGCGATCAGCCATTGATCCCGGCCGAACAACGCCGCCTCGATCGGCAACGCGTGCTCGACATCGACACGCAGAATGTCGGCGACGAGGCCACGGATGAACGGGAAGTCCGATTCACGCCGTTCGAGGACCGACTGCACCGCCTCGGACACGCCCTCGTGGTGCGCTTCGAGGTCGTCGAGCACCTTGCGGCGTGAGGCGAGGCCGGAGCGATGTTCACGGTGACGTGCGATCTCGGCCGAGAGTTCGCCG comes from the Planctomycetota bacterium genome and includes:
- the smc gene encoding chromosome segregation protein SMC, which codes for MTQRNHEAVRLELANASPRLRLAKLIVQGFKSFADRIEFEFDQPITGVVGPNGCGKSNVVDAVKWVLGEQSAKSLRGGAMMDVIFNGSADRKPASFAEVTLVFDNPLNADDPDGKRFLHVDTEQTSVTRILFRDGTSKYKINGKNARLKDTRDLFLDTGVGVDAYSVIEQGRVAQMLDANPAERRLIFEEAAGISRFKQRKKEATRKLEKVDANLLRLHDITEEVEKQLRSVKMQAGKARNYKELTARLAELRLAHALNEYAGHVEKLEAFAKKREEATFRRDDLAGGLRTAEQQRDAKRQEAEELSAARQKTEHEKVQQQAKLDRARQAQRFAENQLAELDRQAQTIADDLAAASTKREKNAADLQTSELELTEVGRLLAERRAEIDGKSDAHRAAQNRQNELDRQIAEDRAAINSLTGDINRAENRLSNIEVERRNHEAQRERLEARRGVVEAELAEAEAAAEAIRVELEAVEAEHAEQQAQAEAVRAQSAQLGEQIGELSAEIARHREHRSGLASRRKVLDDLEAHHEGVSEAVQSVLERRESDFPFIRGLVADILRVDVEHALPIEAALFGRDQWLIASDAAAAAEHAEAFAQLPGRVNVIRPNGWTPPAEVDWSAFPQRVRLALDLVRVEPDDRRIAERLLGTTAVVRTVAEALALHDNGPNGWRYVTAQGEVLEADGTLRVGPMNASAGLISRRSELDALANQIADADRHIDELVGRLERDNAEAKQLEGELATLRQASYETNGRKVELTSKRSRTGDQITALQSEQPVLAGELEKITASATQLDTDEQTQSALRDKLIADRDTRLANVEGRGTDLAAAGAEVAELAEMLTAARVALSQVQQRQLAAREATERMKGIDRELAAQVERLQKSQSTAGERRTAAEAELAEATKHQSEADAIIGGLAARVTELGEQLTAAREAVETHEHGAMDLRERLADVDQQLRDLELKQNDRNVRLESLVQRTAEEAEIDLPVEYERREADEDDDTDWAAIAAEIKDLRGRVARLGNVNLDAIEDQENLEARAAELAEQVADLEEGKAALVELIAELNTESGKRFEQTFEIVREEFQGMFRKLFGGGKADLFLETELEDKKAVRPDGDPTTGPIMKRVDPLDAGIEIIARPPGKQPASISQLSGGEKTMTCIALLMAIFKSKPSPFCILDEVDAALDEANNVRFNGIIEAFLDRSQFIVITHSKRTMQIADVLYGVTMQQKGVSKKVAVKFDQVGNEGEIAKEAALA